A portion of the Eubacterium maltosivorans genome contains these proteins:
- a CDS encoding lectin like domain-containing protein: MKIRKRNRINRTAGIMAAVLMAVFGLVSPVYADEQESAQPGLDQSYYNFKQSENLKESLPAAYDLRSLGRSTSVKNQNPWSSCWAFSGMSAIESNLLTQQKKEGAQAAAEPDYSERHLSYFAYRLADSTGVNNRAEGTASAKGLFMDLGGTRELLTGTLSTWCGVDTETDVPYEGTPYEWYPTENPKDMNWEVAEDKFFNAAVHLQNADFLPGTATFTDADKQNFVYDKKAEQAIKASLMENGEVQVYFAAGQSTPQEAAEDNSGGAEKKDAAEFNKTYEAPNHLVSIVGWDDGYSAGNFAETPEGDGAWIVKNSWGSGWGNNGYFYLSYYDRSVQSFAAYQVDIPDGDGRFAYDHNYQYDFLGLKSYAPLGLQEQSAAAANVFTAAGNESLKAVSAVTITPGSAVHTRVYRDLKDKNNPESGTLAVDQTDTVKYGGYHTLSLAQNIALEPGETFSVIQEISGSDGYYWPIETGTGMYDFYGMEGTFHCIAKADAGQSFIRKAGEDWQDVTNLPDETIELYGQTATRNYGNAMIKAFTSDLAEEPVTPEVDPQPNEGTEEPDQNIQESGADMAGASETAENTQTGIEGSHTTTTFILVGVLVVVAVLIAALYLRRRKK; this comes from the coding sequence GTGAAAATCAGAAAGCGAAACAGGATTAACCGGACAGCGGGCATTATGGCCGCTGTGCTCATGGCGGTCTTTGGGCTGGTATCCCCTGTGTATGCGGATGAGCAGGAAAGTGCACAGCCAGGACTGGATCAGTCATATTATAATTTTAAGCAATCGGAAAACTTAAAGGAGTCTTTGCCCGCAGCTTATGACCTGCGCTCCCTTGGCAGGAGCACCAGCGTGAAAAATCAAAATCCCTGGTCCTCCTGCTGGGCTTTCAGCGGGATGTCGGCCATTGAGTCCAATTTGCTGACCCAGCAGAAAAAAGAAGGAGCGCAGGCTGCCGCAGAGCCGGATTATTCCGAACGGCACCTGTCCTATTTTGCCTATCGTCTGGCAGACTCTACCGGGGTGAATAACAGGGCCGAGGGAACCGCGTCCGCTAAAGGCCTTTTTATGGACCTTGGCGGCACCCGGGAGCTGCTGACCGGCACCTTGAGCACCTGGTGCGGCGTGGACACCGAGACAGATGTGCCCTATGAAGGGACTCCCTACGAGTGGTATCCGACTGAAAACCCCAAAGATATGAACTGGGAAGTCGCCGAGGATAAATTTTTTAACGCGGCGGTACACCTCCAGAACGCCGATTTCCTACCTGGAACTGCCACCTTTACAGACGCTGATAAACAGAATTTTGTCTATGATAAAAAAGCAGAGCAGGCCATCAAGGCAAGCCTGATGGAAAACGGCGAGGTTCAGGTGTACTTTGCCGCGGGCCAGAGCACGCCTCAGGAGGCAGCAGAAGATAACAGCGGCGGCGCTGAAAAGAAAGATGCCGCCGAGTTTAATAAAACCTATGAAGCGCCCAACCACCTTGTGTCCATTGTGGGCTGGGATGATGGCTATTCGGCCGGTAATTTTGCCGAAACTCCGGAGGGCGACGGCGCCTGGATCGTCAAGAACAGCTGGGGCAGCGGCTGGGGAAACAACGGTTACTTTTATCTGTCCTACTATGACCGGAGCGTACAGTCCTTTGCCGCCTATCAGGTGGATATCCCGGATGGTGACGGGCGGTTCGCCTATGACCATAATTATCAGTATGATTTTCTGGGATTAAAATCCTACGCACCGCTGGGGCTTCAGGAGCAGTCTGCCGCGGCCGCCAATGTGTTCACAGCCGCTGGAAACGAAAGCCTGAAGGCTGTCTCAGCAGTTACCATTACCCCGGGATCAGCGGTTCATACCCGCGTGTATAGAGATTTAAAGGATAAAAACAATCCAGAGAGCGGTACACTGGCTGTGGATCAGACCGACACTGTAAAATACGGCGGCTACCATACCCTCTCTCTGGCCCAGAACATCGCCCTTGAGCCGGGGGAGACATTTTCTGTCATTCAGGAAATTTCAGGCAGCGATGGATATTACTGGCCCATCGAGACAGGAACGGGAATGTATGATTTCTATGGTATGGAGGGAACCTTTCACTGCATTGCAAAGGCCGACGCCGGGCAGAGCTTTATCAGAAAAGCCGGCGAGGACTGGCAGGACGTCACAAATCTGCCTGATGAAACCATTGAGCTATATGGTCAAACAGCCACCCGAAACTACGGCAATGCCATGATCAAGGCCTTTACCAGCGATTTGGCAGAAGAACCCGTCACACCAGAGGTTGATCCACAGCCTAATGAGGGTACGGAAGAACCGGATCAGAATATTCAGGAATCAGGAGCAGATATGGCCGGAGCGTCTGAAACGGCTGAAAATACACAGACGGGCATCGAAGGATCACATACGACAACGACCTTTATCCTTGTGGGTGTGCTTGTGGTGGTGGCTGTCCTGATCGCGGCTTTGTATCTCAGAAGACGTAAAAAATAG
- a CDS encoding nucleotidyltransferase family protein encodes MLNIEKIQKEVAPIAQKYGIPRVYLFGSYARGEEKADSDIDLKVDIQGTKIGLFELSGLRLDLKNRLGVSVDVVTEGGLYENVKNEISKDQVLIYEHKK; translated from the coding sequence ATGCTGAACATTGAAAAAATTCAAAAAGAAGTGGCGCCGATTGCCCAAAAATACGGAATTCCCCGGGTATATCTTTTTGGCTCTTATGCACGAGGTGAAGAAAAAGCAGATAGTGACATTGATTTAAAGGTCGATATTCAAGGCACAAAAATCGGTCTTTTTGAGCTCTCCGGTCTCCGCCTGGATTTAAAAAACCGGCTTGGTGTTTCTGTCGATGTTGTAACAGAAGGCGGACTGTATGAAAATGTAAAAAACGAAATTTCAAAAGACCAGGTATTAATCTATGAACATAAAAAATAG
- a CDS encoding DUF86 domain-containing protein, whose amino-acid sequence MNIKNRNIDIIDHILNYCYQIDETIQRFGNNFESFQADKIYQNAACMCILQIGELSKYLTDDFKNLYSDIPWKQIRGIRNIFAHDYGNIDVLTIWNTINYNIPELKDFCENILAQNKALNQEALRDRDLSEDNA is encoded by the coding sequence ATGAACATAAAAAATAGAAATATCGACATTATTGATCATATTTTAAATTACTGCTACCAGATTGACGAAACAATTCAACGCTTTGGCAATAATTTTGAGAGCTTTCAGGCAGATAAAATATATCAGAATGCCGCTTGCATGTGTATTCTCCAAATCGGAGAGCTCAGTAAATATTTAACAGATGATTTTAAAAACCTATATTCAGACATCCCCTGGAAACAGATCCGGGGTATCCGTAACATTTTTGCTCATGACTACGGAAACATTGACGTCCTTACTATTTGGAATACAATAAATTACAATATACCTGAACTAAAAGACTTTTGTGAAAATATTCTGGCTCAAAATAAAGCTTTGAATCAAGAAGCATTGCGTGACCGTGATCTCTCCGAAGATAATGCTTAA
- a CDS encoding YcbK family protein, translating into MVFTASINVPEKAQDGVQPPEAAETAEAAPVAKPENPVNTETAPEERLVIEHPLPPDPIITDGPWASAHFLMEEYACDCDGYCDGWPAPMAPELLEKVEALRCALGQPVIITSGVRCEARNAEVGGIPNSWHRFGHAADLYCPGVPYTEVARVARTLGLGVIEYPGQAFDHVEIWN; encoded by the coding sequence CTGGTTTTTACAGCCAGCATAAACGTGCCGGAAAAAGCCCAGGATGGGGTACAGCCCCCAGAAGCGGCGGAAACAGCAGAGGCGGCGCCTGTGGCAAAGCCGGAAAACCCTGTGAATACAGAGACTGCGCCGGAGGAGCGGCTTGTCATTGAGCATCCCCTGCCGCCTGATCCCATTATAACAGACGGCCCCTGGGCCTCTGCCCACTTTCTGATGGAGGAGTATGCCTGCGACTGTGACGGCTACTGCGACGGCTGGCCAGCCCCCATGGCGCCGGAGCTGCTGGAAAAGGTGGAAGCCCTGCGCTGCGCCCTCGGCCAGCCTGTGATCATCACCTCCGGTGTGCGCTGTGAGGCGCGCAACGCCGAAGTGGGCGGTATCCCCAATTCCTGGCACCGCTTTGGCCACGCCGCCGATCTGTACTGCCCCGGCGTGCCCTACACCGAGGTTGCCCGTGTCGCAAGGACCCTGGGCCTCGGCGTGATCGAGTATCCGGGACAGGCGTTCGACCATGTGGAGATATGGAATTAA
- a CDS encoding DUF2922 domain-containing protein: METTSTKTLELDFLTKNGDSMTLSLPDYLDDLTQEQIEASAQTIVDQNIFQPSGVGLEKLAGYQYVDKTVRKVEL, encoded by the coding sequence ATGGAGACAACAAGTACCAAAACACTGGAATTGGATTTTCTGACAAAGAACGGCGACAGCATGACCCTGAGCCTTCCAGACTATCTGGACGATCTGACTCAGGAGCAGATTGAGGCCTCGGCCCAAACGATTGTTGATCAGAATATTTTCCAGCCCTCAGGCGTGGGGCTGGAAAAGCTGGCCGGGTACCAGTATGTGGACAAAACCGTGCGCAAGGTGGAATTATAA
- a CDS encoding sigma-70 family RNA polymerase sigma factor: MYQKGQNRRRKCLRRLTRDVPADARAGDGDGESLISLLEAPDADIESGYIHKEELECLSAALRELTPEERALLTAVYGQSQSIRRASQSLGIGYSTLQYRHSCILKKLRGQL; encoded by the coding sequence GTGTACCAGAAAGGGCAGAACCGCCGCCGCAAGTGCCTGCGCCGCCTGACGCGTGATGTGCCGGCAGATGCCAGAGCGGGCGATGGGGACGGCGAATCCCTGATCAGCCTGTTGGAAGCCCCCGACGCCGATATTGAGAGCGGCTATATCCATAAAGAGGAGCTTGAGTGCCTGAGCGCAGCGCTCAGGGAGCTGACCCCGGAGGAGCGGGCGCTTTTAACAGCGGTCTACGGGCAGAGCCAGTCCATCAGGAGAGCCTCCCAGAGTCTGGGGATTGGCTACAGCACCCTCCAGTACCGCCACAGCTGTATTCTTAAAAAGCTGAGGGGCCAGCTGTAA
- the bsh gene encoding choloylglycine hydrolase: MCTAATYTTKDHYFGRNLDLEFSYNETVTVTPRNYPFQFRKVKALESHYAMIGTAFVVDNYPLYYDATNEKGLSMAGLNFPENADYKQEAEGKDNVTPFEFIPWILGQCSTIKEVKELLGRINLININFSEKLPLSPLHWMISDRNESITVESVKEGMKIYDNPVGILTNNPTFDIQIFNLNNYVNATREIPENRFSSAIALDVYSRGMGGIGIPGDLSSSSRFVKAVFTKLNSVSGTSESESISQFFHILGSVNQERGCVRLAEDTYEITIYSSCCNVDKGVYYYKTYENSQITGVDMHNENLDSQSIVSYPLIKEQQIKIQN; encoded by the coding sequence ATGTGTACGGCAGCGACATACACAACAAAAGATCATTATTTTGGTCGTAATCTTGATTTGGAATTCTCCTATAATGAAACGGTAACAGTAACACCACGAAATTATCCGTTTCAGTTCAGAAAGGTAAAAGCACTGGAATCTCATTATGCTATGATTGGTACGGCCTTCGTTGTGGATAATTATCCGCTGTATTATGATGCCACCAACGAAAAGGGACTAAGCATGGCAGGATTGAATTTTCCAGAAAATGCGGACTATAAACAAGAAGCAGAGGGAAAAGATAATGTAACCCCATTCGAGTTTATTCCCTGGATTTTAGGGCAGTGCTCTACCATTAAAGAGGTAAAAGAACTCCTTGGTAGGATCAATCTTATCAATATCAATTTTAGTGAAAAATTACCGCTTTCACCCTTGCACTGGATGATATCGGACCGGAACGAATCGATAACTGTGGAATCTGTAAAAGAAGGGATGAAAATATATGATAACCCTGTAGGAATTTTAACCAATAACCCAACTTTTGATATTCAGATCTTCAACCTAAATAATTATGTGAATGCCACCAGAGAAATACCCGAAAATCGTTTTTCAAGTGCAATAGCTTTAGATGTTTATAGCCGTGGTATGGGGGGGATTGGGATTCCTGGAGACCTTTCTTCATCCTCTCGTTTTGTAAAAGCAGTATTTACTAAACTAAATTCCGTCTCTGGAACTTCTGAATCTGAAAGCATTAGTCAGTTTTTTCACATACTTGGTTCAGTCAATCAAGAACGCGGATGTGTTCGTTTAGCTGAAGATACGTATGAAATAACTATTTATAGCTCTTGTTGCAATGTTGATAAGGGAGTCTATTACTATAAAACTTACGAAAATAGCCAAATAACAGGCGTAGACATGCATAATGAAAACCTCGACAGTCAAAGTATTGTCTCTTATCCATTAATTAAAGAGCAACAGATAAAAATACAAAACTAA
- a CDS encoding SDH family Clp fold serine proteinase, whose translation MAGWDDILRELNETMSQSDYIRRKYLKLLSRYTGRNTIAYYSAFLSRGNSNIGNLDINDLDMTGFMNSLKGMDCSKGLDLILHTPGGSPAAAEAIISYLRSKFNSDIRVIVPQLAMSAGTMMACAAKEIIMGKQSSLGPIDPQFNGIPAYNIQMEFEEAKEDLAENPQNTQYWAIKLQQYPAAFLKTAIDAIELSSKLVEDWLGSCMFDQEKPEDRKTIATIVGKLNEHVDSKLHGRHFNMEFCKKIGLKVTALEDDSQLQDAVLSVHHAYMLSIGSSDVVKIIESQNDKAVINHA comes from the coding sequence ATGGCAGGTTGGGATGATATTTTGAGAGAATTAAACGAAACAATGTCGCAAAGTGACTATATTCGTCGGAAATATCTTAAACTTTTGTCAAGGTATACTGGGAGAAACACTATAGCGTATTATTCTGCGTTTCTATCAAGGGGAAATAGTAATATCGGAAATCTAGATATTAATGATCTAGATATGACAGGATTTATGAATTCTTTAAAAGGTATGGATTGTTCAAAGGGGTTGGATCTTATATTACATACACCTGGGGGATCACCAGCTGCGGCAGAAGCAATTATTAGTTATTTAAGAAGTAAATTTAATTCGGATATAAGAGTTATTGTACCTCAATTAGCTATGTCTGCTGGGACTATGATGGCTTGTGCGGCAAAAGAAATTATTATGGGAAAGCAGTCAAGCTTAGGCCCTATTGATCCCCAATTCAATGGAATCCCCGCTTATAATATCCAAATGGAGTTTGAGGAAGCGAAAGAAGATCTTGCTGAAAATCCCCAAAACACTCAGTATTGGGCTATTAAATTACAACAGTATCCAGCGGCTTTTTTGAAAACTGCCATTGATGCAATTGAATTATCGAGCAAATTAGTGGAAGATTGGTTGGGCTCTTGTATGTTTGATCAAGAAAAACCCGAAGATAGAAAAACGATTGCAACGATAGTAGGTAAATTAAATGAGCATGTCGATTCAAAATTGCATGGCCGGCATTTTAATATGGAATTTTGTAAAAAAATTGGCCTTAAGGTAACCGCTTTAGAAGACGATAGTCAATTGCAAGATGCTGTTTTAAGTGTACATCACGCATACATGCTATCAATTGGAAGCTCTGATGTGGTAAAAATAATAGAGTCACAAAACGATAAAGCTGTTATTAACCATGCTTAA
- a CDS encoding GH25 family lysozyme: MLNGIDISAWQRGIDTAAVPSDFVIIKATQGLDYINDDCDRAYQQAKAAGKKLGVYHFADGNSSGVAEADYFVDNIQGYIGEAILVLDWETDAVNCGPGYAKAFLDRVQARTGIKPMIYMSGSVVDEWDWSAVMAGDYGLWVAYYSADTCDGYWPDAPMYPIHYWSDAAMLQYTSGGRLAGWGDRLDLNVFYGDHAAWDAYAGGGTGVTPQPQPTPSSPRTAPWGVDTIQYWMNICNYNPGAPIDNLDGPETKLGVMNGQRAYGVPVDGFFGDQTQAPAEDQILAYEKRLAELGFYHGEFDSIPGPQLFQAVMDFQASRGLTVDGIVGEQTFSLLFG; the protein is encoded by the coding sequence ATGTTAAACGGTATTGATATCAGTGCATGGCAAAGAGGCATTGACACCGCAGCGGTGCCATCCGATTTTGTGATCATTAAGGCAACCCAGGGGCTTGACTACATCAACGACGACTGTGACCGGGCGTACCAGCAGGCTAAAGCGGCCGGAAAGAAGCTGGGCGTGTACCACTTCGCGGACGGGAACAGCTCCGGGGTGGCCGAGGCGGATTATTTCGTGGATAATATCCAAGGCTATATTGGGGAAGCCATTCTGGTTTTGGACTGGGAAACCGATGCCGTCAACTGCGGCCCCGGCTATGCCAAGGCGTTTCTGGACAGAGTGCAGGCCCGCACCGGCATTAAGCCCATGATTTACATGTCCGGCTCCGTGGTCGACGAATGGGATTGGAGCGCGGTCATGGCCGGGGATTATGGCTTATGGGTGGCTTATTACAGCGCCGATACCTGTGATGGCTACTGGCCGGACGCGCCTATGTATCCGATCCATTATTGGAGCGATGCGGCCATGCTTCAGTACACTTCTGGTGGCCGTTTAGCGGGCTGGGGTGACCGATTGGACTTAAACGTCTTTTATGGCGATCACGCTGCCTGGGACGCTTACGCGGGCGGTGGAACCGGCGTAACGCCGCAGCCACAGCCAACCCCAAGCAGCCCAAGAACCGCCCCCTGGGGCGTGGATACCATTCAGTATTGGATGAATATCTGCAATTATAACCCCGGCGCCCCGATCGACAACCTTGATGGACCAGAAACAAAGCTTGGCGTCATGAACGGGCAGCGTGCTTATGGGGTCCCGGTCGACGGTTTCTTTGGCGATCAGACCCAGGCTCCGGCGGAAGATCAGATTCTGGCCTACGAAAAACGTTTGGCGGAGCTGGGCTTCTATCATGGCGAGTTCGACAGTATCCCAGGACCACAGTTGTTCCAGGCCGTTATGGACTTCCAGGCCAGTAGAGGATTAACAGTGGATGGGATTGTCGGAGAACAGACCTTTTCGCTGCTGTTTGGATGA
- a CDS encoding phage holin family protein: MENMITVKGPVIAGIGAVGGVIAGFFGGWDAALITLLIFMGVDYITGLIVAGVFKNSTKTDSGALGSNAAFMGLLRKGMVLLVVLVACRLDIMIGTNFVRDAVVIAYCVNEMLSIVENMGLMGVPIPEAITKAIEILKKKSETEDKNGGKE; the protein is encoded by the coding sequence ATGGAAAACATGATAACAGTAAAAGGCCCGGTAATTGCGGGCATTGGAGCAGTCGGCGGTGTCATTGCCGGCTTTTTTGGTGGTTGGGACGCCGCGCTGATAACATTGCTTATTTTTATGGGTGTGGACTACATTACCGGCTTAATTGTGGCCGGAGTGTTTAAGAACAGCACGAAAACAGACAGCGGCGCATTGGGATCAAACGCGGCCTTTATGGGGCTGCTGAGAAAAGGAATGGTCCTTTTAGTGGTCCTGGTGGCGTGTCGGTTAGACATTATGATCGGCACAAACTTCGTCCGGGACGCGGTGGTCATTGCGTACTGCGTGAATGAAATGTTGAGCATTGTGGAAAATATGGGCTTGATGGGTGTTCCGATTCCAGAAGCCATCACAAAGGCCATTGAGATTTTAAAAAAGAAGTCTGAAACAGAAGATAAAAATGGAGGTAAGGAATAA
- a CDS encoding collagen-like protein → MATTLDLGNVVGPKGEKGNDGATWLNGAAAPTAAQGKDGDFYINTANYDLYIKVSGTWNKTGNIKGATGAKGDPGAKGDPGAKGDPGAAGTNGVDGATILFGNAPPTTQGKNGDAFLNTANFDLYTKASNAWTKAGNIKGATGAKGDPGEKGNPGADGAKGEKGDPGPVPTFSINASGHLIATYE, encoded by the coding sequence ATGGCAACCACGTTAGATTTAGGGAATGTTGTCGGACCAAAGGGTGAAAAAGGGAACGATGGGGCCACATGGCTTAATGGTGCAGCTGCACCGACAGCCGCCCAGGGAAAAGACGGCGACTTTTATATCAATACCGCCAATTACGACCTTTACATCAAAGTGTCCGGCACCTGGAATAAAACCGGAAACATCAAAGGGGCGACCGGGGCCAAGGGCGATCCGGGCGCCAAAGGAGACCCCGGCGCGAAAGGCGATCCCGGGGCAGCAGGAACGAACGGCGTCGATGGCGCCACTATCTTGTTTGGAAACGCGCCACCCACGACCCAAGGCAAGAACGGGGATGCTTTCCTGAACACCGCGAACTTTGATCTTTATACAAAGGCGTCAAACGCCTGGACAAAGGCCGGAAATATTAAAGGTGCCACGGGGGCCAAAGGTGACCCGGGCGAAAAAGGAAACCCGGGCGCCGATGGGGCGAAAGGCGAAAAAGGCGACCCTGGACCAGTACCGACCTTTTCGATCAATGCCAGCGGCCACCTGATCGCAACCTATGAATAA
- a CDS encoding DUF6711 family protein, with the protein MAMIEVNGVPVKDPAVFEWGLQDVSSSDAGRTEDTLMHKNRIAQKRKIKLAWNNPTPEETAAILQAFNAEYFYVTYPDALSGQRERREFYAGDRSAPMRNWATRYKRYTQVAFDIIER; encoded by the coding sequence ATGGCAATGATTGAAGTGAATGGGGTCCCAGTCAAGGACCCCGCTGTTTTTGAATGGGGATTACAGGATGTTTCAAGTTCCGATGCCGGGCGTACGGAGGATACCCTCATGCATAAAAACCGGATCGCTCAAAAAAGAAAAATTAAACTCGCCTGGAATAATCCAACACCCGAAGAAACCGCAGCGATCCTCCAGGCTTTTAACGCAGAATATTTTTATGTGACCTATCCGGACGCTTTGAGTGGCCAGCGTGAACGCCGGGAATTTTACGCTGGCGACCGCTCCGCACCCATGCGCAACTGGGCAACCCGGTACAAACGCTATACACAAGTGGCGTTTGACATTATCGAGAGGTGA